In a genomic window of Deltaproteobacteria bacterium HGW-Deltaproteobacteria-2:
- a CDS encoding glyceraldehyde-3-phosphate dehydrogenase encodes MAKVQILENKPPVLGINSLGRIGKLSLWHHIGRKYFKEIVVNLGREAGTGLDVIAQVIEKDATYGLLHRFLYGMKSERLIQIVDEKKGKMLIDGVPITILREARNPADVPWRQYGIDVVLDCTGKFKDPTISSDNKSGSIRGHLHGGAKVVINSSPFKIKNKALSVPDDAVTLIYGINHTAFDPKKHQVISAASCTTTGLAHMIKPLLENEATNIILTASMSTIHAVTNSQSVLDKVPKAGEIDLRKNRSILNNIILTSTNAAKALGDVIPEVQNIGFMADSIRVPTNTMSLIVLNVTFQTRMNKRGAENVINTKMINDIYLKAAESNPERKIKFTMEQNVSTDLIGVDATVIIEGQFNHTRTAFINLDIANIPNFPAGLMKAFPEKLMKVPVVHAKIFGWYDNEYGSYTNRMADLTVYTHKNIL; translated from the coding sequence ATGGCAAAGGTTCAAATATTGGAAAACAAGCCGCCGGTGCTCGGTATCAACAGTCTGGGAAGAATCGGGAAGCTATCTCTATGGCACCATATCGGCAGAAAATATTTTAAAGAAATTGTTGTAAATCTGGGGCGGGAAGCAGGGACAGGGTTGGATGTCATCGCCCAGGTAATTGAAAAAGATGCGACGTATGGATTGCTCCATAGATTCCTCTATGGCATGAAATCAGAGCGTCTTATTCAGATTGTTGACGAAAAGAAAGGCAAGATGCTGATTGACGGAGTGCCTATTACGATTCTGCGCGAAGCAAGAAATCCCGCCGATGTTCCCTGGAGACAATACGGAATTGATGTCGTTCTGGATTGCACAGGTAAATTCAAAGACCCGACAATTTCTTCAGATAATAAAAGCGGTTCAATCCGCGGACATTTACACGGCGGGGCAAAAGTTGTCATCAATTCTTCACCTTTCAAGATAAAAAACAAAGCGTTGTCCGTACCGGATGACGCAGTTACTCTTATTTATGGAATCAACCATACCGCTTTCGATCCCAAAAAACACCAGGTCATTTCCGCGGCCTCCTGCACGACAACAGGACTTGCCCACATGATCAAACCTCTTCTGGAAAACGAGGCAACAAACATCATCCTTACAGCCTCTATGTCGACTATTCATGCCGTTACCAATTCTCAGAGCGTACTGGACAAGGTTCCGAAGGCTGGCGAAATTGATCTGAGAAAGAATCGAAGCATTTTGAACAATATAATTCTGACATCTACGAATGCTGCAAAGGCCCTGGGAGATGTAATTCCGGAAGTACAGAACATCGGTTTTATGGCGGATTCCATCAGGGTGCCCACCAATACCATGTCCTTAATCGTTCTGAATGTTACTTTCCAAACGCGTATGAATAAACGTGGTGCTGAGAATGTCATCAATACTAAAATGATCAACGACATTTACCTCAAAGCAGCCGAAAGTAATCCCGAACGCAAAATAAAATTTACGATGGAACAAAATGTATCCACCGATCTTATCGGCGTGGACGCGACGGTAATCATTGAAGGGCAGTTTAACCACACACGCACTGCCTTCATTAATTTGGATATTGCTAATATTCCAAATTTTCCCGCCGGTCTGATGAAGGCATTTCCCGAGAAGTTAATGAAAGTGCCTGTTGTCCATGCCAAGATATTCGGCTGGTATGATAATGAATATGGAAGCTATACAAACAGGATGGCAGATCTGACTGTTTACACTCACAAAAACATTTTATAA